The DNA window TCTGAGCTGAAACATTATCTCATCACAAAGGACACAGTCTCACAGGCAATACCAGCATGAATTCATCAATCTGGCTTATTACTATTAAGCTTTATCTCATGAATATAACAGTGTTTTGTAATAACAAGGGAACTGGACTTTAACTaggaggtcaaagatcaagCTCCGAGCATCAGAGTGCAGAACTGTAACACTGAATTCTACCTTCAACacttttcacacacaaattaatagaggtattatatttttgttgacAAGTCTGGgttaaaaagtaaagaaaacttttttttacaaactaTATATACAGATAATTGATATATTGCAACTAATTTGGATTTTGTACCTCAAACATGGTTTACTCACATAGTAATATATTTGTTAATTCAATAAAAGTACTCCAGAATCAGTTAATGCTTTAATACCTACAGGAGacgtttctctgtgttttctgcactCGACTGCATGGTCTcaaatctctgcagcagcacagagttaaTTCAGTTTTCAGGTGTATTTTTGCTTTACAGGCTCATTTCTGGATGTGTCTGTTCCCGGCTGAGTTGGCATAACGATCCtgaatgtgctgctgcagtgacgGGTTGTTTATCTTGGATTAATGACTTCATTTAAAGACAGCCAGGCTGTGTTAcctcatgagagagagagagagcacattTGCGGCACActgctctctccctccgtcttcAAGCTCATGTTACTACAACTCAGTGCATGCTGCCTCAAATCAGGTGAAACGTGGTGACAAATCAATATGCAATGTGTCAAAACACCACATGAATCACACCATTGCTGCCCGCCCGTGCTAATTCAGTTCTCTCAGTGATCACCATGCTGCAAGAACTTTGTTTATTATGGTTCACCTCACAAAATTGCAATTACACTTTTGCTTAATTGGGTCTTAACTTGTGTTTTAGTTTCAATGAAACAACTATTACAGTCAAAAATTGGTCACTGGTATAAAAAAGTAATTATCTtgttaatcttaatcttaattatCTTAATTATTATGATGCAAATCATGAAACTGTCCGCTCCACATTAAATATGCTCCCTGAATTTAAgttgtaattaaaataaatagtttctGCAAAGAAACTTTGATAGCCCTGCTAACAGAGAGCGGAATTCTCCATCTTTGAATAATTTCGAGACTTTCAATTATTGATAAAAAGTTCTGATCCAATGAAAGCACTAGAATTTAGAAAAGCTACAGATATGTGAATACACAGCAATGccagaatttgttttttttctgtgttcctGTGTTATTTGAATACATTTGGACACTGACAAAAACCGGCACTGACTCACAAGTTCCTCTGGAAATGAGAGCACTAAATGTGTTCTGCCGttgtcctccatctttcttACCCTGGCCTAACGACAGTCTCCCCCACACATGCCCTGTTTCCCCAGGATTCATTGAGACAGGAACACCTTCTCAGCCCTCAGTTCGTGACGCACACTGGGTCCCTGCGCGCGTCTCCTCGAAATagaaaaatctgtgtgtgtggggggtttaaaaaaaattcctccttctgtcactgtcacacacttTGATGGATTCATATTCACGCAAGCTGGTCTGCTCGCAGAAGCAGAGATAATAGCCCTGTTGGACTTTTTGGATTAGATGAAGTAGATATGTGACCTTCTAAAAACAAGCAGTGAATAAATGTGACACACGTATAACGTAAATGCAAAGAAAGGGAAACTTTACACAATAAAGCTGTGGTGTATTCAACATGTAAAACAGCGTCTGTTGAACCACTGTGAAAACTGGCACAGATAAATGCTGGGTAACACTCGTATTTGGATCATCAGGGAGTGGTGATGGAGCAGAATTGGGTGGTCTCTTGGGGGCCAGGATGTAGGCCAGTGGTCTGTCTGTTCCTGTATCTCCTGCCGTCACATGCAAACAAACTTCAGCGCTCATGGGAAGAAACAAGCTTATATGATAATGACACATGCAGTATTTCCTCTCTAGCTCTCATGCTGTCCCAGATCACATTTGTCCCACTGGTTTTGGATCCTCGTGGACGCTGCTCTGTGTGGTGTGAGCGATAAAGTTAATTTCCAGCTGCCTTGAGACTTCTGTAGTTTATACAATGGAGTGAAGGTGTTACATAACATCTCACgtgcaaatgtttcagtggGTTAAACattatgctgctgctgtgctcgTGCACTCTCAAGATTTTAATGAGATCAGTCCACACACGCCAACCTATACGGTATGTGGGCTGGTGGTTCTCAAATGGGGGTCCGTGGACCTTTGGGGGTCCTCgaaaatgtaattataaaacaaaataatccacactcacaaacatgcagatatacctatatgttatatatagtatgtgtaaaagaaaaatgaaagaaatacatATAGGATTATAATCAAGGTACTTCTGAGACCACATTTACccacatgtattattattataattttgtgcatttttaattttgtcatAATCTACGCAAGATcgaccccccctcctcctcctccacgcgTGTCTCTTGGAGGGGGGGCGTCCAGCAGGCGTAGGTTTGCATCCTAATGAagagctggtggtggtgggagggtgCCTCAATGGAAATCACGACCGAGTGAcgtggagggggagagaggaggtgggtgaGGAGAGAATGGGAGGGGAAACAGCTGCCACCTCGTCCATTCCCAGTCCAGCCTGTGCCTCTTTACGCACGCACACTGGTGtttggtggtggaggtggtgttggtgctggtggtggagaAATCAACCGGACAACAAagggacacacagaggagacagaagagagagagaggggggctctctctctgcaggatccAGGAGCGGAATCACACTTCACCATCAGCGACAAGCTCACTGAACTCTTTTCTTTCATATCTGCAGGGAAACGCAGCATCAGTCAGGCTGGAGGTGAACGTCAGGGAAGCGTTAATCGCGCGTTTGGGTAAGTGCGTCAAAATCCTCTTTATATGAAAGTAacccattttttaaatgttgtttttgaatTCTCTACTTCTGATGTCCCACGCCTCGTGATCCAAACCAACCAATGTGAATATATAGATTTGATTATTCGCTCCAGTGGCATCCTCTGGTGTTTATTTTGGAGTTTGGTCCCTCTGGGTGAAGGCTGCGGTTCTGTGTGCCGTGCGCGCAGCCTGTGAATATTTATAGAGAGGGGCATTAATGGGCTATTATCGATTCGTGACTGTcgccctctccctctctgcacaTCCACCTGCGCCTCAGGACAACTGTGCCTGGTGGTGTGGCTCGTCATGAAGCGCACTGTCCAGCACTGCTCGGCTTAAGAACACTTAATCTGTCATTAGGGAGTTATTTTCAGACCGTGCGCCAGCGACGAACTCCGGCTTCTTTTTACGCCTCATCACcatctcctttcctcccctccGCTTGTTTCTGTTTACTTATCCGCTGCTGAAAACTTTCATCCACAACCCTGCGCCCCGTCTCTCCTTGTGTGTGTCTCCCAGACAGCACAGCCGTCGTCATGAGCCTCGGCAAAGAGATGGAGTTGGAGCACTTCGACGATCGGGACAAAGGTCAGAGGCACGGCCGCTCCAGTGCGCGGATGAACGGGGTGGCGAGCCCGACGCACAGCGCCCACTGCAGCCTGTATCGCACCCGCACCCTGAAGACGCTGAGTGCGGAGAAGAGGGCCATGAAGGTCCGCTTCTACCGCAACGGAGACCGGTACTTCAACGGGATAGTGTACGCCATCTCCGTGGACAGGTTCCGGACCTTTGACGCATTGCTGGCGGATCTGACCCGCTCTCTATCCGACAATGTCAACCTGCCCCAGGGGGTCCGGACCATCTACACCCTGGATGGCTCCAAGAAGATCTCCAATATTGATCAACTTGTAGAAGGTTGGTATAAGTAGGCTACACGGCACACTTTCAGGGCTACAAGTGTTGACATGTAAAAGCTTTTCAGTCCTGGATTTATTCCGAGATCCAGTTGGACACATTCAGTGCATCCATTCTTCTCCTATAGAACCAGCCTCACCTGTCAGCTGCCATGTTCTGTGATCTTCTCCTGCACATTTACTTGCTGTACAGAGTAAAATAACTCATTTAACACTATGTCCCCACAATTAGACTCATTTGAAATCAGGCTCAACACGATATGTGCTCTAAAACTGGCTAATCCAACAGAGCAGACTgtagattattattatgaagATTATATCACTGGTTGGATTGCCAGCTGGTGTCAGAGGCATATGTTTCATCCAAGATTAGCTCCCTCCTGATCTGTTTTACTCCAATACTGTGCATGTCAGTATCATTACTGTGATGGGAGGAGCTGTAAGCTGTTGGCATcttctttaaaggtccagtgtgtaagatttaggtgaaaggaatctttggcagaaattgaatataaaataatcctagagatgttttcactggtgtgtttcatctaaattatatcaatggttgttttctttacaataGAGTGGGTTCTCTATTTACATGGCGGGGGTCCTTTCTCTGGAGGCCACCATTTTTTTGTTGACCTGTTCCTCTCCCAAGAGAAAGAGGTTCTCatctcttttgatatttttaaaatcttgtATCACATTTCAAGTAATCTTTCTTTCCCTTACCCCAGGTGAAAGTTACGTTTGCAGCTCCATTGAAGCCTACAAAAAGTTGGATTACACAAAGAACGTCAACCCCAACTGGTCGGTGAACGTCAAGGCCGCGGCCGCGTCCTCACGAGGTCCTCCATCCTTGGGCAGCGCCATGGCCGGCGGACCAGAGAACCGTGAAAACAAGGAGTTCATACGTCCAAAGCTCGTGACAGTGGTGCGGAGCGGAGTGAAGCCCCGCAAAGCTGTGAGGATCCTGCTGAacaagaaaacagcccattcctACGAACAAGTCCTCACCGACATCACTGATGCCATCAAGCTTGACTCCGGaatagtgaagaagatttacacACTGGAGGGAAAACTGGTGAGAAATCTTTGCATTGAATCAGTCAATTTTCTCATTTATGTCTGAATGTGTCATGGAGATTGGATTGTTAGGACATCAGACATGgctttaatttgtatttatcatgGGTGGCACTGCTGATTGTCACCCTGCACTGAAGGTAGCTTTGTTTCTATGAGCACTTCTAGAAGCAAACTCTTGGAATACAGTCGGTTGTTTTGTTGTTACGCTGAAATAAgagggatttttttctgttgctgtgcTGGACGAGGTTTTATGTGCAGGTGGTGGTTTTTGCGATGGTGTTGGCTGAAGAGGGAAAACACAGATCAACAGGCTGTTAGAAGGCTCCAAACagataaatatttaatgaacacgcgcttgtttctcttttatgAGCCCTTTATGAATGAAGAGCAGTCGTGTCCCCCGTTCTGAGTCGGAGCTGTGGAGACAAATGTGTGACACAGCGCCTGAAAGAGGTCGAGAGAAGGTAAAAGTGCATGAATGGAGTCTGGGTTCTCACCCACGCTGCAGCAATGTGTGCCAGAGCTTTGCctccaaacacaaaaataagtcTCGGGCTCCTTGACAGTCCACCCACCTTTCCAGCTCCCTCTCAGCTCAGCTGTGGAGGTAGAGAATATAAAAAGAACTACTGTAAGACAGTTTATGTGCACAGTAAACGTACGCAGAGACTCATGCACATATTCTCAGCTGGTTCTGTGTATGTGGAAACGGCACTGACCTTGGACTGCACTGCAGTTAAATGCAGTTTATCTGTGCTGGCACATGCTCATGTTTGTGGAGCTGGGAAGGCACAGAGAGAAATACAACATCTCTTTGAGAGTTTCAGCTTTTGTTTTAACCCTCATGGTGACTTCCTGTTCCTCCAAGTTATTGAGCAATAGCCTCAGAATGACACCATTAGTTTGAAACACTTTGGTTTGACATCAAGGGCAGCAATCATCTCCCGATTGATCAATTTGTGACTCAtgctcatattttttttaaaattgccATTTCAGTCACTCAGTGTTACCATTTATCCCAGTTGTAAAGAGTAATCTTCACACTGTCCATGTAATGACCTACTTTTAACCCAGCAGGAAGTCATTCCAGATTTCCTGACCTGCTGCGAAATCCCAGCACCAGCCAATAAAATCCCAGGATCAGGTTTTCCTCGAGAAACCTCCTGTCGGGGATTAAACTCACGCTTTTGCACAAGTGCTCACTAACTCTGCGGTGTCCATTTGTTACACTTCTCCTGGAGATTACACAATAATGCTGCTCTCACCCTGTTCACCCCACTGCGATTGAAAGTTAGACTATTATGGTCATGCTATTTTTAGATGTGATATTGATTGGGCCTGTAGGCATGGTAACACGCTCGCTACCAAACTGGCTGGGCCTGGGCTGAGTGCAGAACCAAGTTCTcgtttttttgtatgtgtgacTGCGAATGTGTGCGTGGGTTAATGTGTGTGGGAGCGTGTGCGTCTCTGATTATGTCATTAAGTGAACTGCAAATGGAAGAATGAGGGATTCTAAAGCAAGATGggaatgaataaaaaagagTTTCCATGAGTGCTTGGAAATCCAAGGCCAGAGTTGAACAGCGTTCTCCTTCTGAATGGGTGAAAGGTCTCAGAAAACACTGGATAATCATGTCATAAATTTAAACCCCTGTGAAATGTGGTTAATCCATGTTAACTTAACCATTTCAGGGAATTAGGCTCAGCACAACATTACATATTAccataaaatcaaacatgttttatgaaatAATGATGAACTTACAATTGCATAAAGatacacatttgaataaaaaagaatcataacaacaacaacaaacagatgaatgaagGGATGACTGGTGAACTTTCTGTATGTTGATGACACTCAAATATACAGTACTGAATATGTGAAGTGGGCTAAAGGTAATTATCTGCACTGGAACAAGGTTACTTTAAGGGTTAAGTGTTTTTATGATAATGGGCCGCTGCCATCAGCTGAGCCACGTCCGTCATCCAGCCTACGGCAGAAGTAGGTTTCTGGGCCTGACTGGCAGTAACTTGGGTCCCAGTAGAGCTGCGTTACCCCGAGAGAGCATCTGAGATCCGCAGCTCAGGCTCCTTGCCTTCATTAACCCCTGTATTGAGGCCAGTGACAGTGGGTCAGGATGTATATGTACAACCACACAgccttcttcttcatcttcttccctttctctttgtATTGAATTGATTCTACTTTCAATTTTGTTGCAGAGGCTAAAATGCATTGAGATGAATAATAGATCATGTGTTTGGTATCTGAAAGCACAGAGTTCAGCCAAGAGTTAGTCTGTCTCTTCTGGTCCTCTCTCAGTTGTCTTGTTATGcttcttcatttgtgtgtttctctgggtGTAAATTGAATTTGCGACTAAGATGCTTTTGCCATTACAACTATGTTTTGACACAAGATAAGCATTGTGTTATAAAACTTTGgatttggttgttgttgttgttgttttcagtcttttcttcTCATTACTGTTATAGATTGACAATTTTCTTTGTCGATGAGATGTAATGAGATATAATGAGATGTTGACGGAGAGGAGACAACATATGACAGGCTATGAACAAGTGTCTCTGAGCATCTGATATGTGCCACATGCTTAGTTTGCCCACTGTGAGCTTACTCCACTGTGATCATTGTGGATAtcatatttctgtgtgtaatCCGAGCAACCGAGTGAGAAGCTATATATCAAGTTCCACCCCCCACTGCTCTATTGATTCGCCCCCTGTCTCAGGTCTCACTGTATCTGATAGGTGGTATTTttatctccctctcctctgggGGTGACCACAACCTCACATTTCTTGGCAAGCTTCTTCACCTTGGCCGTATTTTAATGATAATTAGTTGCCGAGGAACCAGCCAACCCGCGGCGATGCGATGCTATGGTGGCGTTGCAGGATTGGTCTGATCAAGAAGGTAGACGACCCGTAAGTGGCTTAGGACACGGACATGGCTGGTCTATTAAT is part of the Paralichthys olivaceus isolate ysfri-2021 chromosome 15, ASM2471397v2, whole genome shotgun sequence genome and encodes:
- the dclk1a gene encoding serine/threonine-protein kinase DCLK1a isoform X4, with translation MSLGKEMELEHFDDRDKGQRHGRSSARMNGVASPTHSAHCSLYRTRTLKTLSAEKRAMKVRFYRNGDRYFNGIVYAISVDRFRTFDALLADLTRSLSDNVNLPQGVRTIYTLDGSKKISNIDQLVEGESYVCSSIEAYKKLDYTKNVNPNWSVNVKAAAASSRGPPSLGSAMAGGPENRENKEFIRPKLVTVVRSGVKPRKAVRILLNKKTAHSYEQVLTDITDAIKLDSGIVKKIYTLEGKLVSCLQDFFGDEDIFVACGPEKFRYQDDLMLDEGECRMMKSVNYGKMSGSLTRGSPRTVVQTRRSKSPASLNGTPASQLSTPHSGKSPSPSPTSPGSLSQRREKDKAVTEHRPTTS